One genomic window of Paenibacillus xylanilyticus includes the following:
- a CDS encoding pentapeptide repeat-containing protein, with translation MRRLESGMSIDNELFSDIVRYEHVKISGTTIKNSNVGSPIFWNCNLNQLVFDTCDLNNARFFADTMIDHCTFIRSDLRSVGIAKGEAVFTNCEFSSCDMRGMTLENATFIDCTFVKCRFNDRILQAANIVNCSFTGKLIDITFEGNGKQKLIANFENCILEGVRFVNCDLTQCIPPKSKNHLYVEQVSSRVKNAMTKIENDPNLSDDERKILVRSLRNLEHMNQYIFNTVHMKKIYGDVFVERFFSSLDVQRE, from the coding sequence ATGAGAAGACTCGAGTCTGGTATGTCCATAGATAACGAATTATTTTCTGATATTGTCAGGTATGAGCACGTAAAGATAAGCGGAACGACTATAAAAAACTCGAATGTTGGTTCACCTATTTTTTGGAACTGTAATTTGAATCAACTTGTGTTTGATACCTGCGATCTTAACAATGCGAGATTTTTTGCGGATACTATGATTGATCATTGTACATTTATTCGTTCCGACTTGCGCTCAGTTGGCATTGCCAAGGGCGAAGCTGTTTTCACCAATTGTGAGTTTTCCTCCTGCGATATGAGAGGCATGACATTGGAGAATGCAACCTTCATCGACTGTACTTTTGTTAAGTGCAGATTCAATGACCGGATTTTACAAGCGGCGAATATCGTTAATTGTTCCTTTACCGGCAAGCTGATTGATATTACGTTTGAGGGAAATGGCAAACAAAAGCTAATCGCCAATTTTGAAAACTGCATCCTTGAAGGTGTTCGTTTCGTGAACTGTGACCTGACGCAATGTATTCCGCCAAAATCCAAAAATCATCTGTATGTTGAACAGGTGTCCTCACGTGTGAAAAATGCGATGACGAAGATTGAAAATGACCCTAATCTATCTGACGATGAACGGAAAATATTGGTACGCAGTCTGCGCAATCTTGAGCATATGAATCAATATATTTTTAACACAGTACATATGAAGAAAATATATGGTGATGTTTTTGTTGAACGATTTTTCAGTAGTCTGGACGTTCAGCGAGAATAA
- a CDS encoding glycine betaine uptake BCCT transporter, producing the protein MVFTITIIIVALFAIWGAVAPDQLADAANVAYNFSIQNFGWFYLLATLFFLIFAFYLAFSRFGNIRLGDDDDEPEYSTVSWLSMLFSAGMGIGLVFWGVAEPLSHYLSAPEGAVPETTQAARLSMRYSFFHWGLHPWAIYTVIGLALAYFQFRKGYKGLISSTFIPLIGERLAAGWLGKIIDILAVISTIFGVATSLGLGALQIGGGLNYLFSIPNSTLSQVVIIAIVTVLFLISATSGLDKGIKMLSNTNLVIALLLMLFVLVTGPTSFIFDTFTTTLGSYLQNIINMSLRLTPFSRETWIGTWTLFYWAWWISWAPFVGTFIARVSKGRTIKEFVIYVMVIPSLFGFIWFSVFGGTGLQLELFNAAHLAEAVKEDTTTALFLMLEQLPLGTITAFVATLLIMIFFITSADSATFVLGMLTSDGKLDPSTRVKLTWGILQSAIAVVLLISGGLNGLQTASIVAALPFAVVLIGMCVSLLKALQAEDRERRQKEKRQRQKLKRLLEEQELAK; encoded by the coding sequence ATGGTATTTACAATCACAATTATCATCGTAGCACTATTTGCGATATGGGGAGCCGTCGCTCCTGATCAGCTGGCTGATGCGGCTAACGTAGCCTACAACTTCTCTATTCAGAATTTTGGCTGGTTTTATTTGCTAGCAACACTGTTCTTCCTAATTTTCGCTTTCTATCTGGCATTCAGCCGATTTGGCAATATCAGGCTGGGGGATGACGATGATGAACCGGAATATTCTACGGTTTCCTGGCTGTCCATGCTGTTTAGCGCTGGTATGGGCATTGGGCTGGTTTTCTGGGGAGTTGCTGAACCGCTATCCCACTATTTATCCGCACCGGAAGGAGCGGTACCCGAAACAACACAAGCCGCCAGACTTTCAATGCGTTATTCCTTTTTCCACTGGGGGCTACATCCCTGGGCTATCTATACCGTCATCGGTTTAGCGCTCGCTTATTTCCAGTTTCGGAAAGGTTACAAGGGGCTGATTAGTTCTACCTTTATTCCTTTGATCGGTGAACGTCTAGCTGCAGGCTGGCTTGGCAAGATCATTGATATTCTGGCCGTCATTTCCACCATTTTCGGTGTTGCGACCTCGCTTGGTTTGGGTGCACTTCAGATCGGTGGGGGGCTGAATTACTTATTCAGCATTCCCAACTCAACGCTGTCCCAGGTTGTCATCATCGCCATTGTAACGGTATTGTTTTTAATCTCGGCTACTTCCGGTCTGGATAAAGGTATTAAGATGTTGAGCAACACCAACCTCGTTATAGCTTTGCTATTAATGCTGTTTGTTCTGGTGACTGGGCCGACTTCTTTTATATTTGACACATTCACGACCACCTTGGGCAGTTACCTGCAGAATATTATTAACATGAGTTTAAGACTGACACCGTTCTCCAGAGAAACCTGGATTGGAACCTGGACGCTATTTTACTGGGCATGGTGGATCTCGTGGGCTCCTTTTGTTGGCACGTTTATCGCAAGGGTATCCAAAGGAAGAACCATTAAGGAATTTGTAATTTACGTCATGGTTATTCCAAGCCTATTCGGATTTATCTGGTTCTCCGTCTTTGGGGGAACAGGACTTCAGTTGGAATTGTTCAATGCCGCTCATCTGGCAGAAGCCGTCAAAGAAGACACAACGACCGCTCTATTCCTTATGCTGGAGCAGCTGCCTCTAGGCACGATTACTGCCTTCGTTGCTACTCTTCTGATCATGATCTTCTTTATTACGTCGGCCGATTCGGCTACCTTTGTCCTGGGCATGCTGACGTCAGATGGCAAGTTGGACCCGAGTACAAGAGTAAAATTAACCTGGGGAATCTTGCAGTCCGCCATCGCGGTAGTCCTGCTGATCAGCGGGGGATTGAATGGCCTCCAGACGGCCTCCATTGTGGCCGCCCTGCCGTTCGCTGTTGTCCTTATCGGCATGTGTGTCTCCCTGCTTAAAGCTTTGCAGGCTGAGGACAGAGAACGCCGTCAGAAGGAAAAACGACAGCGCCAAAAACTGAAACGATTACTGGAGGAACAGGAACTCGCAAAATGA
- a CDS encoding sugar efflux transporter yields the protein MYGDYITTNFEEYFHTMINRFVSLFSIPSYALLFICMALQGMGISLSTPFLSIYFTERLGVSIGMFGLYLAVTLIAGIWISTLIGRRSDLGLNRKSVYLFSTLSNALAFSGYLFIQDFPILFIYMTVFTALGAPGMPQLFAISREAVIKSHFTERAFANSTLRSAFSLGFITGPLIGTLLLAAVGFKGIFLGTIGAFLLVALLVFLFLKTNTEIQSNHAEVKIKSFRLAQNRDILIPFLILILMYTAHWMSSINTALFITNNLGGTTSDVGLVSSICAALEIPFMIVLGLLSAKYSNRILVLCGAIFGGAYYFVILISNAMWQMLAAQILLAVFVAVISAIGISYIQDLLPRMPGYASTLYSNSSTIGRLLGSLVGGGVASIVGYRYSFIFCFILIIAAVIMLTVSGRQPADEPQIST from the coding sequence ATGTATGGTGATTACATAACAACAAATTTTGAGGAGTACTTTCACACTATGATCAATCGATTCGTTAGTCTATTTTCCATTCCTTCGTATGCTTTACTCTTTATCTGTATGGCATTGCAGGGAATGGGCATTTCGCTCAGCACCCCCTTTTTATCTATTTACTTCACGGAAAGGCTTGGCGTATCTATTGGCATGTTTGGTCTTTATCTAGCCGTTACACTAATTGCAGGAATATGGATCAGCACGCTAATCGGGAGACGTTCCGACCTCGGCTTAAATCGAAAGAGCGTTTATCTTTTCTCTACTCTCTCTAATGCCCTGGCCTTTAGTGGATACTTGTTCATTCAGGATTTTCCGATTTTGTTCATTTACATGACTGTGTTTACTGCCCTTGGTGCACCAGGGATGCCCCAGTTGTTTGCAATTTCCAGAGAAGCAGTGATCAAGAGTCATTTTACGGAGCGTGCGTTTGCTAATTCTACCTTACGTTCTGCTTTCTCACTCGGCTTTATTACAGGTCCTTTAATCGGAACATTATTGCTCGCTGCTGTTGGATTTAAGGGGATCTTTTTAGGTACGATCGGTGCTTTCCTACTTGTTGCTCTGCTTGTTTTCCTGTTTCTCAAAACAAACACAGAAATACAGAGCAATCATGCTGAAGTGAAAATAAAAAGTTTCCGGCTGGCTCAAAACCGAGATATTTTAATTCCTTTTCTAATTCTGATACTCATGTATACCGCTCATTGGATGAGCAGCATAAACACGGCTCTCTTTATTACAAACAATCTCGGGGGAACGACAAGCGATGTCGGTTTAGTCAGCAGTATATGTGCTGCGCTGGAAATTCCTTTTATGATTGTACTCGGTCTACTTAGTGCAAAATATAGTAATCGAATCTTGGTGTTATGTGGAGCTATTTTCGGAGGAGCTTATTATTTCGTTATTCTCATTTCAAACGCGATGTGGCAAATGCTTGCAGCACAAATTTTGCTCGCTGTTTTTGTCGCCGTCATTTCTGCGATTGGTATTAGCTACATACAGGACCTGCTGCCCAGAATGCCAGGATATGCTTCCACGCTATATTCCAATTCATCCACAATAGGCAGACTGCTTGGCAGTCTTGTTGGTGGCGGAGTAGCCAGCATTGTGGGTTACCGATACTCATTTATCTTCTGCTTTATCCTTATCATCGCTGCTGTGATTATGCTTACGGTAAGTGGACGACAGCCTGCAGATGAACCGCAAATTTCAACCTAA
- a CDS encoding Type 1 glutamine amidotransferase-like domain-containing protein — translation MKTHYYFSWFNNFFPEKLVKWLHEDLTDRKSLVMISASGNKEDQGNIDNVYERTWFNQANIIFDEYHLIDYRMQKDDAHRLIQEASVIFLCGGDPVFQKDFLVEYELSDVIKNSNAVIMGASAGALNMAARWLSLIESDHEVEISTVYDGIGFNHFAYESHSKRNYAKFVEGYLFPLSENIDVYAAEQESAIRVKNGKIETLGPIYLISHSKIQKLAETL, via the coding sequence TTGAAGACTCACTATTATTTCAGTTGGTTTAATAATTTTTTTCCAGAGAAGCTGGTTAAATGGTTGCATGAGGATCTAACAGACAGAAAATCGCTTGTTATGATTAGCGCGTCTGGTAATAAAGAAGATCAAGGCAACATTGACAATGTTTATGAAAGGACCTGGTTTAATCAGGCTAATATTATTTTTGATGAATATCATTTGATTGATTACCGCATGCAGAAGGATGATGCCCATCGACTTATTCAAGAAGCTTCTGTCATTTTTTTATGCGGTGGAGATCCTGTTTTTCAGAAGGATTTCTTGGTGGAGTATGAATTATCAGATGTTATTAAGAACAGCAATGCCGTTATAATGGGTGCCAGTGCAGGTGCGTTAAACATGGCTGCAAGATGGTTAAGCTTGATAGAGTCTGACCATGAAGTTGAAATAAGCACTGTATATGATGGTATTGGTTTTAATCATTTTGCCTATGAGTCTCATTCTAAACGCAACTACGCCAAGTTTGTTGAAGGTTACTTGTTCCCCTTGTCTGAAAACATTGATGTTTATGCCGCAGAACAGGAGAGCGCTATACGTGTAAAGAACGGCAAAATAGAAACATTGGGTCCTATATATTTGATTTCCCACTCCAAGATTCAGAAGTTGGCTGAGACGCTCTAA
- the ggt gene encoding gamma-glutamyltransferase has protein sequence MVPQVTGTQTMVVSPHSLASAAGSRILQQGGNAFDAAVAVSACLAVVYPHMTGLGGDSFWLTYSSEERRVRAYNASGRSGSGITASCFAGESAIPQRGPRSVITVPGMVDGWDAILQEYGSKTLAEVLEPAIRYALEGFPLSPDQHVNTAERFDVLASYPQTAAIYLPGGKVPEQGSRFVQSALGSSLLQIADQGRDVFYSGSVGQEIVRSLKEQGGLLTMEDFARHRGEWVEPIKGSYRGLDLYQVPPNSQGFTGIMALQILEQFDLESIEHGSYEYYHLLVEALKLSFRDRDRYLTDPQFSSIPLDRLLSKSYAAKLAACIDMERALPMDTQPVGHDTAYAAVVDSEGNAVSFIQSLYFEFGSAVVGGDTGILLQNRGSFFSLDPSHVNRLEPDKRTFHTLMPAMACRDGKPYILYGTQGGEGQPQTQTALLTRMVDYGMTPQTAVREPRWVWGRTWGEATQELRVEGRIAAEVQQRLQLAGHAVHTVEDFARVMGHAHAIMIDDNGFLLGGTDPRCDGAAIGW, from the coding sequence ATGGTTCCTCAAGTCACAGGCACACAGACGATGGTAGTCAGTCCTCATTCTTTGGCCAGCGCGGCAGGATCACGTATTTTACAGCAGGGAGGTAACGCTTTTGATGCTGCCGTGGCAGTGAGCGCCTGTCTTGCCGTCGTATACCCCCATATGACGGGACTGGGAGGCGATTCTTTCTGGTTAACCTATAGCAGCGAAGAGAGAAGAGTCAGGGCATATAACGCGAGTGGACGTTCGGGCAGCGGGATTACCGCCAGCTGCTTTGCCGGCGAGTCAGCCATCCCGCAGCGGGGACCCCGAAGCGTCATTACCGTGCCGGGGATGGTGGACGGCTGGGATGCCATATTACAGGAATATGGCTCGAAGACGCTGGCAGAAGTGCTTGAGCCCGCGATCCGCTATGCGCTGGAAGGCTTCCCGCTGTCGCCGGACCAGCATGTCAATACGGCTGAGCGTTTCGATGTGCTGGCATCTTATCCACAGACTGCCGCCATCTATCTGCCTGGAGGCAAGGTCCCGGAGCAAGGCAGCCGCTTTGTGCAGTCTGCTTTGGGAAGCAGCCTGCTCCAGATTGCGGATCAGGGTCGGGACGTATTTTATTCAGGCAGTGTTGGTCAGGAGATTGTTCGCTCACTTAAGGAGCAGGGCGGTCTGCTGACAATGGAGGACTTTGCGAGACACAGAGGTGAATGGGTGGAGCCGATCAAAGGGAGTTACCGAGGGCTTGATCTTTATCAGGTCCCGCCAAATTCACAGGGCTTTACCGGTATAATGGCGCTTCAAATTCTAGAACAGTTTGATTTGGAGAGTATTGAGCATGGTTCCTATGAATACTATCACCTGCTCGTGGAGGCGCTGAAGCTGAGCTTCCGTGACCGCGATCGTTATTTGACAGACCCACAATTTTCCTCCATTCCTCTGGACCGGCTGCTATCCAAATCTTATGCTGCGAAGCTGGCAGCCTGCATCGATATGGAGCGAGCTCTGCCGATGGATACCCAGCCGGTAGGCCATGATACGGCATATGCTGCGGTAGTAGACAGTGAGGGCAATGCCGTGTCATTTATCCAAAGTCTCTATTTTGAGTTCGGCTCGGCTGTGGTTGGGGGAGACACCGGTATATTGCTGCAGAACCGAGGCTCGTTCTTCTCGCTAGATCCGTCGCATGTGAACAGGCTGGAACCGGACAAAAGAACCTTTCATACGCTGATGCCGGCGATGGCTTGTCGCGATGGGAAGCCGTATATTTTGTACGGTACCCAGGGAGGAGAAGGTCAACCGCAGACACAGACCGCGCTGCTGACCCGCATGGTGGATTATGGCATGACTCCCCAGACCGCTGTACGTGAACCCCGCTGGGTGTGGGGAAGAACATGGGGAGAGGCGACGCAAGAATTGAGAGTGGAGGGACGGATCGCGGCAGAAGTGCAGCAGCGTTTACAGCTGGCCGGACACGCGGTACACACAGTTGAAGATTTTGCTAGAGTCATGGGACATGCGCATGCCATTATGATCGATGACAATGGTTTCCTGCTCGGGGGCACAGACCCCCGCTGCGATGGTGCGGCTATCGGGTGGTGA
- a CDS encoding amidohydrolase family protein yields the protein MSAGLRFINVRLPHREDLCLYELKAEVGKWVSIRLQDRFLDARESGASRLMVPHQAGSDLKRLSDADCIDLQGGMMLPGLVDCHMHLDKAFSLSQVSNRSGTLHEAILNYSQAVQTFSKEQLAERMLTAARMALSYGTTTIRSHLDFPVHLGREVAFRTIEAALEVREKLKGRMAIQYALMVPFRGNHEAADEAIEEALRMGIDVLGGAPHLADDSEREIGRIFRLAERFGVPIDLHADESDHPEKKTVLSIAEHTIRYGYQGRVTADHLCSLSAMTEKDAQHVMAKMKEAGLNAVTLPAVNLYLQGREDRGLVRRGTTRIRELLAEGIPLAAASDNIQDPFHPFGRGDLIQIAQITSYAAHMGSERDLVQLLRMITDIPAEITGRDEYGIEEGHDCNFVVTDASDVTQLLSGTKMSRWVYASGRWQSALHTAQSFASE from the coding sequence ATGAGTGCAGGGCTGCGTTTCATTAATGTACGCCTTCCGCACCGGGAAGACCTCTGTCTATATGAACTAAAGGCGGAGGTTGGAAAATGGGTTAGTATCCGCCTTCAAGATCGTTTCCTTGATGCACGGGAAAGCGGTGCTTCCCGTCTGATGGTCCCGCATCAGGCCGGTTCGGATCTGAAACGGCTCTCAGACGCGGATTGCATCGATCTGCAGGGCGGCATGATGCTGCCTGGCCTGGTTGACTGTCATATGCATCTGGATAAGGCCTTCTCGCTCTCGCAGGTATCGAACCGATCCGGCACACTTCATGAAGCCATTCTTAATTACAGCCAGGCTGTACAGACATTCAGCAAGGAGCAGCTAGCGGAACGCATGCTGACTGCCGCCAGAATGGCACTAAGCTACGGGACCACGACCATAAGGAGCCACCTTGACTTCCCTGTTCATTTGGGGAGAGAGGTGGCCTTTCGGACGATCGAGGCAGCCTTGGAAGTACGGGAGAAGTTGAAGGGCCGTATGGCTATCCAATATGCGCTAATGGTTCCGTTCCGCGGCAATCATGAAGCTGCGGATGAGGCCATCGAGGAAGCACTGCGGATGGGAATTGATGTACTGGGGGGAGCCCCTCATCTGGCAGATGACTCTGAAAGAGAGATTGGCAGAATTTTTCGGTTAGCGGAACGTTTCGGCGTACCCATTGATCTGCATGCAGATGAAAGTGATCATCCCGAAAAAAAAACCGTGCTTAGCATTGCAGAGCATACGATTCGCTACGGTTATCAGGGCAGAGTGACGGCAGATCATCTGTGCTCGTTGTCTGCAATGACGGAAAAAGATGCACAGCATGTGATGGCGAAGATGAAGGAAGCCGGTCTGAACGCGGTAACGCTCCCTGCGGTGAACCTGTATCTTCAGGGACGGGAAGATCGCGGCCTGGTAAGACGGGGCACAACACGCATTCGCGAGCTGCTTGCAGAAGGCATTCCGCTTGCTGCGGCCTCCGACAATATTCAAGACCCGTTCCATCCGTTCGGCCGCGGGGATCTGATACAGATCGCCCAAATCACATCATATGCTGCCCACATGGGCAGTGAACGGGATTTAGTACAGCTGCTGCGGATGATCACGGATATACCAGCTGAAATCACAGGCCGCGACGAGTATGGAATAGAAGAAGGGCATGACTGCAACTTTGTTGTCACGGATGCTTCGGATGTCACGCAGCTGCTATCAGGTACAAAAATGAGTCGCTGGGTGTATGCCTCCGGCAGATGGCAGTCTGCTTTGCATACAGCTCAGTCATTCGCGTCTGAATGA
- a CDS encoding cupin domain-containing protein has translation MVNIPGLVAGNFENCPVHKISAQDTNKFILLCDREQVPFTSFVEIFEVGGRTPSNEHREAYEYFYVLKGEGLAKVGSEYETPIRQGSFIIIPPGNHHDIINTGSTRLYCLTTMLPDEMFSDMIKAGPSTELDEEDLAVLQALATAQ, from the coding sequence ATGGTGAACATTCCAGGTCTGGTTGCTGGTAACTTTGAGAATTGTCCCGTCCACAAAATTTCCGCACAGGATACGAATAAGTTCATCCTGCTGTGCGACAGGGAGCAGGTTCCTTTCACTTCATTTGTGGAGATTTTCGAGGTTGGAGGCAGAACTCCATCCAATGAACACCGGGAGGCTTATGAATATTTTTATGTGTTAAAAGGGGAGGGGCTAGCCAAAGTTGGCAGCGAGTATGAGACTCCGATCCGCCAAGGCTCATTCATTATCATTCCACCGGGCAACCATCACGATATTATTAACACGGGCAGCACACGTCTGTATTGTCTGACGACCATGCTACCGGACGAAATGTTCTCGGATATGATCAAAGCGGGTCCATCCACCGAGCTTGACGAGGAGGATCTGGCCGTGCTTCAGGCGCTGGCTACCGCACAATGA
- a CDS encoding CocE/NonD family hydrolase: MKFGNVVIRRKVPCTMRDGITLYSDIYLPDETGEYPVLLMRQPYGRSIASTVTHAHPVWYASKGYIVVIQDVRGRGESEGEFNPFVQEAEDGFDTIKWAAGLSGSTGKIGMYGFSYQGLTQWAAASLHPPALQAIAPSMCPADMYHGLFYPHGSFALGNHLPWAFQLARDTAQRAGDFETAEQCSRLMRSPDEMLWKMPLNERHPILEQYFPAFYDWIDHQAYDEYWEQMNWINDIVKEPVPALHIGGWYDGFLMGTLQSFEALQATATPDCFHRLVVGPWAHIPWGRRAGGIDHGEQADGGHHLEQLRWFDYWLKGKEDMELSGELPIRYFDQLSHEWHTAEQLPSLFEDGASPSEWFYLSGSQTPANGAAGGGRLEKHKEDVEEAVPDVFVYDSRLPMRLDSYLPSDRAVIQERQEILVYTGGPLAEDIPIFGSPELSVQYQTLGGPTDLVAILTTVSEQGTARLLSVGRTEICSEGADASNEWRTAQIRLRPLAATLPAGSYVRLELTGSAFPLFARHPNGVRDEKNSTGTGGLKIATTAVRSTEQDISCLRLPVKR; this comes from the coding sequence ATGAAATTTGGAAATGTGGTCATCCGGCGAAAGGTCCCTTGCACAATGCGCGACGGCATAACGTTGTATTCAGATATATACCTGCCGGACGAGACAGGAGAATATCCTGTACTGCTGATGCGCCAGCCCTACGGACGGTCGATTGCTTCTACCGTTACGCATGCCCACCCCGTCTGGTATGCAAGTAAGGGATATATCGTAGTAATTCAGGACGTCAGGGGGCGGGGAGAGTCGGAAGGCGAATTTAATCCGTTTGTTCAAGAAGCAGAGGACGGTTTTGATACCATCAAGTGGGCAGCCGGTCTGTCCGGCTCGACCGGAAAAATAGGCATGTACGGTTTCTCTTATCAAGGTCTAACACAATGGGCAGCAGCTTCCCTTCACCCCCCTGCGCTCCAGGCGATTGCACCGAGCATGTGTCCGGCAGACATGTATCATGGCTTATTTTATCCGCATGGCTCGTTCGCACTTGGCAACCATCTGCCGTGGGCTTTCCAGCTGGCTCGTGACACGGCACAAAGAGCGGGTGACTTCGAAACGGCAGAGCAATGCTCACGACTCATGCGCAGCCCCGATGAGATGCTTTGGAAAATGCCATTGAATGAAAGACATCCAATTCTGGAGCAATACTTTCCCGCATTTTATGATTGGATCGATCATCAAGCGTACGATGAGTACTGGGAGCAGATGAACTGGATCAACGATATCGTAAAGGAACCCGTGCCGGCGCTTCATATTGGGGGATGGTATGACGGTTTCCTCATGGGTACGTTACAATCGTTTGAAGCGCTGCAAGCTACGGCCACGCCGGATTGCTTTCATCGGCTCGTTGTCGGCCCGTGGGCTCACATTCCATGGGGGCGCAGAGCGGGCGGAATCGATCATGGTGAGCAGGCAGATGGTGGTCATCATCTGGAGCAGCTGCGCTGGTTTGATTATTGGCTGAAGGGCAAGGAAGACATGGAACTGTCTGGTGAACTGCCTATCCGATATTTTGACCAATTGAGTCATGAATGGCATACGGCGGAACAGCTGCCTTCTCTATTTGAGGATGGGGCCTCTCCGTCCGAATGGTTTTATCTGTCTGGGTCACAGACCCCGGCGAACGGTGCGGCAGGAGGGGGGAGACTGGAAAAGCATAAGGAAGATGTGGAGGAGGCTGTGCCGGATGTATTCGTGTACGACTCACGTCTGCCGATGCGTCTGGACTCCTACCTGCCGTCCGACCGAGCTGTCATTCAGGAACGGCAAGAGATTCTGGTATATACGGGAGGACCGCTTGCAGAGGATATCCCGATTTTTGGGTCCCCGGAGTTATCCGTTCAGTACCAAACATTGGGAGGTCCGACGGATCTGGTGGCCATCCTTACCACCGTATCCGAGCAAGGGACGGCCCGGCTGCTGAGTGTGGGTCGCACGGAAATCTGCAGTGAAGGAGCAGATGCTTCCAATGAATGGAGAACAGCACAGATCCGGCTGCGTCCCTTGGCGGCCACTCTTCCGGCTGGCTCGTATGTCCGGCTTGAGTTGACAGGCAGCGCCTTCCCGTTATTCGCCCGGCATCCGAACGGTGTTAGGGACGAGAAGAACAGCACGGGAACAGGTGGGTTGAAGATTGCCACCACGGCTGTTCGCAGTACAGAACAGGACATATCCTGTTTGAGGCTGCCGGTAAAAAGATAA
- a CDS encoding FAD-binding oxidoreductase, with the protein MNEHWIAVLKERMDPELLHWEEAALAKYSMDYHHFSPVLASQLQGKVAECIASPRTEEELDDLLSIAAELGVPLTIRGNGTGNYGQCVPVTGGIVLNLAKYNKVLEMGEGTMRIQAGARLGKMESTARKAGYELRTMPSTFQSATIGGFLCGGFGGIGSISWGTIWDGLVRSLKIKTVEVHPRTIELQGDEVLPYLHTYGTIGILSEVEINLAPRVEWMQWAVTFDGFEQAFRFGQSVAEDTSLVKRLISIHEWPVPSYFLPLDLPADRAVALLEVDTANESQLERILSEYGGHLAMKVSAEQYHKGVGVSDFTWNHTTLWARKADPGLTYLQLNFDPSCALEQISSMKKEYPEVMNHIEFARQNGNLLISGLPLVPFTTEENLNRLMERYEENRVRVNNPHTWDLKEGGRSYAHDRLWEIKHRNDPKGILNQEKLKRSAVSGV; encoded by the coding sequence ATGAATGAACATTGGATAGCCGTATTGAAAGAACGCATGGATCCGGAATTGCTGCACTGGGAGGAGGCGGCGCTTGCCAAATATTCGATGGATTATCATCACTTCTCTCCTGTGCTGGCCAGTCAGCTGCAGGGTAAGGTCGCCGAGTGCATCGCCAGTCCGCGCACCGAGGAAGAACTTGACGATCTGCTCTCCATAGCAGCAGAGCTGGGAGTTCCGCTGACCATCAGGGGGAACGGCACCGGCAACTATGGTCAATGTGTTCCGGTCACAGGCGGAATCGTCCTGAATCTGGCCAAATACAACAAGGTGCTCGAAATGGGAGAAGGCACGATGCGGATCCAGGCCGGGGCCAGACTCGGCAAAATGGAATCCACTGCCCGCAAGGCAGGTTACGAGCTGCGTACGATGCCTTCCACCTTTCAATCCGCGACGATCGGCGGGTTTTTATGCGGCGGTTTTGGCGGCATCGGTTCGATCAGCTGGGGGACGATCTGGGATGGGCTGGTACGTTCGCTAAAAATCAAGACCGTTGAGGTTCATCCCCGTACCATTGAACTCCAGGGAGACGAAGTGCTGCCTTACCTGCATACTTACGGTACCATCGGCATTTTGTCCGAAGTGGAAATCAATCTGGCTCCCCGAGTGGAATGGATGCAGTGGGCCGTAACCTTTGACGGTTTTGAACAGGCTTTTCGCTTCGGGCAGTCGGTTGCTGAGGACACTTCCTTGGTGAAACGGCTAATCTCCATCCATGAATGGCCTGTACCATCCTATTTTCTTCCGCTTGATCTCCCCGCTGACCGTGCTGTCGCATTACTGGAAGTGGATACGGCCAACGAATCCCAGCTTGAACGTATCCTATCGGAGTATGGAGGTCACTTGGCTATGAAGGTTTCTGCCGAACAGTATCACAAAGGTGTTGGTGTCTCCGATTTCACATGGAATCATACGACTTTGTGGGCGCGCAAGGCAGACCCCGGCTTAACCTATCTACAGCTGAATTTTGATCCATCCTGTGCCCTTGAGCAAATCTCCTCTATGAAAAAGGAATATCCAGAAGTGATGAATCACATCGAGTTTGCTCGCCAAAACGGAAATTTGCTGATCTCTGGCCTGCCGCTGGTTCCGTTCACAACGGAGGAAAACCTGAACCGGCTAATGGAACGTTACGAGGAAAACCGGGTTAGAGTAAATAATCCGCACACTTGGGATTTGAAGGAGGGCGGGCGATCCTACGCGCATGATCGTTTATGGGAAATCAAACACCGCAACGACCCGAAGGGCATTTTGAATCAGGAGAAATTAAAGCGTTCGGCTGTTAGCGGTGTCTGA